In Mustelus asterias chromosome 30, sMusAst1.hap1.1, whole genome shotgun sequence, a genomic segment contains:
- the LOC144480836 gene encoding uncharacterized protein LOC144480836 has translation MEKPWKCADCEKRYRSPSLLEAHRRSHTGKRPFTCSQCGKGFTYSSGLQKHQRVHTGQRPFICSQCGKGFTQSSSLQRHQRVHTGERPFTCSQCGEGFSRSSDLPVHERIHTGERPFTCSQCGKRFTQSSNLRKHQRVHTGERPFTCSQCGKRFTQSSNLRKHQRVHTGERPFNCSQCGKGFCDSSNLLTHQRIHIG, from the coding sequence atggagaaaccatggaaatgtgcggactgtgagaAGAGATACAGatccccatctctgctggaagctcatcggcgcagccacactgggaagagaccattcacctgctctcagtgtgggaagggattcacctaCTCATCcggcctgcagaaacaccagcgagttcacactgggcagaggccgttcatctgctctcagtgtgggaagggattcactcagtcatccagcctgcagagacaccagcgagttcacactggggagaggccattcacgtgttctcagtgtggggagggattcagtcgaTCTTCCGACCTGCCGGTCCATGAGcgcattcatactggggagaggccgttcacctgctctcagtgtgggaagagattcactcagtcttccaacctgcggaaacaccagcgagttcacaccggggagaggccgttcacctgctctcagtgtgggaagagattcactcagtcttccaacctgcggaaacaccaacgagttcacaccggggagagaccattcaactgctctcaatgtgggaagggattctgtgattcatccaacctgctgacacaccagcgaattcacattgggtag